A region of Sugiyamaella lignohabitans strain CBS 10342 chromosome A, complete sequence DNA encodes the following proteins:
- the BSC6 gene encoding Bsc6p (hypothetical protein with 8 putative transmembrane segments; ORF exhibits genomic organization compatible with a translational readthrough-dependent mode of expression; GO_component: GO:0030137 - COPI-coated vesicle [Evidence IDA] [PMID 14562095]; GO_component: GO:0005794 - Golgi apparatus [Evidence IEA,IEA]; GO_component: GO:0030136 - clathrin-coated vesicle [Evidence IDA] [PMID 14562095]; GO_component: GO:0016021 - integral component of membrane [Evidence IEA,IEA]; GO_component: GO:0016021 - integral component of membrane [Evidence ISM] [PMID 12192589]; GO_component: GO:0016020 - membrane [Evidence IEA]; GO_function: GO:0003674 - molecular_function [Evidence ND]; GO_process: GO:0008150 - biological_process [Evidence ND]; GO_process: GO:0055085 - transmembrane transport [Evidence IEA]; GO_process: GO:0006810 - transport [Evidence IEA]), translated as MPDQTENFDNKQLGRESQMKTGDESRYETRYETENENENENENRPDDWNYPKRNLIKLIAGYYGFIVFGMADSSIGVLLPSLEQHYKIDYLVVSIAFLTPFTGYGVAALLSDKLHRMFGRWGVCTMGTICQLICYIIACTAPPYPVFVIAYGIGGFGNGCLESALNSWMGGLDHANQILGLLHGFYGLGGIICPASFTGIIGSGVKWNYCYFLMIGMSVISVVFSSIAFWGDTGAHYREKIDNSDKELASIETMTTDSILQTDKAQNQSGNNNEQDASKNKSTSMMKEVLTNQLVWLLSAVLFLYVGAEVAFGGWISTFMIKVRHGIEKKMGYVTTGFWAGLTIGRMIIGFLIGHYGAEDYFVLGFLSASIGFLLIIWLVPVLVLSAVFAGLFGVAIGPLFPTIVVAAMKKLPVRLHVSGVGFCVAIGGAGAAIPPFINGVVANKFGPRVLGPFEVVLLGLMLATWIVVIRFHPSK; from the coding sequence ATGCCGGATCAGACTGAAAATTTCGACAACAAGCAACTGGGACGAGAGAGTCAAATGAAAACAGGAGATGAATCGAGATATGAAACGAGATACGAaactgaaaatgaaaatgaaaatgaaaacgaAAATAGACCAGACGACTGGAACTATCCAAAACGCAATCTGATCAAACTCATTGCTGGATACTATGGATTTATCGTATTTGGCATGGCAGACTCGTCGATAGGAGTGTTACTACCCAGTTTAGAACAGCATTATAAGATAGACTACCTGGTTGTATCAATAGCATTTCTAACTCCGTTCACAGGATACGGAGTGGCAGCACTTTTGAGTGACAAGCTTCACAGAATGTTTGGCAGGTGGGGAGTGTGTACAATGGGCACCATCTGCCAGTTGATTTGTTATATTATAGCCTGTACAGCACCACCGTATCCAGTTTTCGTTATAGCATATGGTATTGGTGGATTTGGCAACGGGTGTTTAGAATCAGCATTAAACTCATGGATGGGTGGGTTGGACCATGCCAACCAGATCCTGGGTCTTCTTCACGGGTTTTACGGTTTAGGAGGTATTATCTGTCCAGCCAGTTTTACAGGAATTATTGGCAGTGGGGTCAAATGGAACTACTGCTATTTCCTAATGATCGGGATGAGTGTGATCTCGGTAGTATTCAGTAGCATAGCATTCTGGGGAGACACTGGTGCCCATTATAGAGAGAAAATTGATAACAGTGATAAGGAACTGGCCAGTATTGAGACCATGACCACCGATAGCATTTTACAAACTGACAAAGCCCAGAATCAATCTGGCAATAATAACGAGCAGGATGCGTCGAAAAATAAATCGACCTCGATGATGAAAGAGGTGTTGACCAACCAACTTGTATGGCTGCTGTCCGCTGTCCTTTTCCTTTACGTAGGAGCCGAGGTCGCATTTGGAGGCTGGATATCCACGTTCATGATCAAGGTGCGTCATGGTatcgagaagaagatgggATATGTGACGACCGGGTTCTGGGCAGGACTCACCATTGGCCGGATGATTATAGGTTTCCTCATAGGCCATTACGGAGCAGAAGACTATTTCGTGCTCGGGTTTCTTTCGGCCAGTATCGGATTCCTGCTCATCATCTGGCTAGTGCCTGTTCTCGTCCTTTCAGCTGTATTCGCCGGACTCTTTGGGGTTGCCATCGGCCCGCTATTCCCGACAATCGTGGTCGCTGCCATGAAAAAGCTGCCTGTCCGACTCCACGTCAGCGGAGTCGGGTTCTGTGTGGCTATAGGAGGCGCCGGAGCGGCCATTCCGCCCTTCATCAACGGTGTCGTGGCCAACAAATTCGGGCCCCGTGTGCTCGGCCCGTTCGAGGTGGTGCTTCTCGGGCTGATGTTGGCGACCTGGATCGTAGTTATCAGGTTCCATCCGTCGAAGtag
- the PSD1 gene encoding phosphatidylserine decarboxylase 1 (Phosphatidylserine decarboxylase of the mitochondrial inner membrane; converts phosphatidylserine to phosphatidylethanolamine; regulates mitochondrial fusion and morphology by affecting lipid mixing in the mitochondrial membrane and by influencing the ratio of long to short forms of Mgm1p; partly exposed to the mitochondrial intermembrane space; GO_component: GO:0031305 - integral component of mitochondrial inner membrane [Evidence IDA] [PMID 23124206]; GO_component: GO:0016020 - membrane [Evidence IEA]; GO_component: GO:0005743 - mitochondrial inner membrane [Evidence IEA,IEA]; GO_component: GO:0005739 - mitochondrion [Evidence IEA]; GO_component: GO:0005739 - mitochondrion [Evidence IDA] [PMID 14576278]; GO_component: GO:0005739 - mitochondrion [Evidence IDA] [PMID 16823961]; GO_function: GO:0016831 - carboxy-lyase activity [Evidence IEA]; GO_function: GO:0016829 - lyase activity [Evidence IEA]; GO_function: GO:0004609 - phosphatidylserine decarboxylase activity [Evidence IEA,IEA]; GO_function: GO:0004609 - phosphatidylserine decarboxylase activity [Evidence IMP] [PMID 8407984]; GO_process: GO:0006629 - lipid metabolic process [Evidence IEA]; GO_process: GO:0006656 - phosphatidylcholine biosynthetic process [Evidence IDA] [PMID 6427211]; GO_process: GO:0006646 - phosphatidylethanolamine biosynthetic process [Evidence IEA]; GO_process: GO:0008654 - phospholipid biosynthetic process [Evidence IEA,IEA]; GO_process: GO:0010636 - positive regulation of mitochondrial fusion [Evidence IMP] [PMID 23045528]; GO_process: GO:0010954 - positive regulation of protein processing [Evidence IMP] [PMID 23045528]): MSTPSPYLIAKVARNTVATASVSATTITARVLRSSYSTSTNVVASTFGDSSHSTMSAATPLSGSGSRPFPTYKYPFPSIPRPRRNLFYYYNPMPSIKRGLSSIPDSKPGKFVRRSSAIASRFRRNSSGAQDTLNVSNTNGMPSYKTFSKFNTYGRRFASSAAGGAKKGGPGSIGLAAAQSWKWWAVPAVTSIIIWTAYRRKKQQQQQRDDETQPLLGQQEHDHKPAKPWQVAAYSTLPLKAMSRLWGKVNDITLPVWMREPGFKLYSYMFGVNLDEVAEDDLTTYRNLGEFFFRELKPGVRPIDPDAVLVSPADGQVLHLGVIDGGKVEQVKGITYSLDALLGGGNYVSAAPSHEVDFDLHEEHAIMERHKDFAVVNGISYTLDDLIGGGGSQTNVEKRTDQKVEDEGDATVASVNSSTSSFVNVSKDVLAPDFTPESEKELFFAVIYLAPGDYHRFHSPANWVAEIRRHFVGELYSVAPYFQSRLQNLFCLNERVALLGRWKHGFFSMTPVGATNVGSIIINFDKNLRTNTVYEHPNITPNSSSSSISSLPDITSSGEQTAQRKKVKKATCYEATYGKASRLLGGYPISKGEQMGGFNLGSTVVLVFEAPKTFHFNVKAGQKVKVGQALGTLPS; the protein is encoded by the coding sequence ATGTCTACACCGTCTCCTTACCTAATAGCCAAAGTGGCTAGAAATACAGTAGCAACCGCATCGGTTTCTGCTACTACAATCACTGCTAGAGTGTTGCGATCGTCTTACTCAACGAGTACTAATGTGGTTGCCTCGACATTTGGCGACTCGTCACATTCTACAATGTCGGCAGCTACCCCTCTGTCAGGATCAGGCTCAAGACCATTTCCTACATATAAATACCCATTTCCATCGATCCCTCGTCCCCGTCGGAACCTGTTTTACTACTACAATCCTATGCCCTCTATTAAAAGAGGGTTAAGTAGTATTCCTGACTCGAAACCTGGTAAATTTGTTCGTCGGTCGTCGGCAATTGCCTCGCGATTCAGAAGAAATAGCAGTGGTGCTCAAGACACTCTGAACGTCTCGAACACTAATGGCATGCCGAGTTACAAGACATTTTCCAAATTCAATACTTATGGTCGAAGATTTGCTTCGTCGGCTGCAGGCGGGGCCAAGAAAGGTGGGCCTGGTTCAATtggtttggctgctgctcagTCCTGGAAATGGTGGGCTGTTCCTGCTGTAACCAGTATTATCATCTGGACGGCCTACCGTCGTAAgaagcaacaacaacagcagagaGACGATGAAACTCAACCATTACTAGGTCAACAGGAACATGATCATAAACCTGCTAAACCCTGGCAAGTGGCTGCTTATAGCACACTTCCCCTTAAAGCCATGTCACGATTATGGGGTAAAGTCAATGATATTACACTTCCAGTGTGGATGAGAGAACCTGGATTCAAACTATATTCATACATGTTTGGAGTGAACCTCGACGAAGTCGCTGAAGATGATCTAACTACATACCGCAACCTTGGCGAGTTCTTTTTCCGAGAACTAAAACCCGGTGTGCGTCCAATTGATCCCGACGCTGTACTTGTCAGTCCTGCTGATGGTCAAGTATTACATTTAGGAGTGATAGATGGAGGTAAAGTCGAGCAAGTCAAAGGTATAACATACTCTTTAGACGCTTTACTTGGCGGAGGGAATTATGTCTCTGCAGCTCCTTCGCACGAAGTAGACTTTGATTTGCACGAGGAGCACGCTATTATGGAGCGTCACAAGGATTTCGCTGTTGTCAATGGCATTTCTTATACATTAGACGATCTGAtaggaggtggtggcagtCAAACTAATGTTGAGAAGCGAACCGATCAAAAAGTCGAAGATGAAGGCGATGCCACTGTTGCGTCTGTCAACTCGTCCACAAGTTCATTTGTGAATGTTAGTAAAGATGTTCTTGCACCAGATTTCACTCCCGAGTCTGAAAAAGAGTTATTTTTCGCGGTTATCTACCTTGCACCTGGCGACTACCACCGATTCCACTCGCCCGCCAACTGGGTTGCCGAGATTCGACGTCACTTTGTCGGTGAACTATACAGTGTAGCGCCCTATTTCCAGAGTCGGTTACAGAATCTGTTTTGTCTGAACGAACGAGTGGCATTATTAGGTCGCTGGAAGCACGGGTTCTTCAGCATGACGCCCGTTGGCGCGACCAACGTCGGCagtatcatcatcaacttcgATAAGAACCTGCGAACAAACACCGTATACGAGCACCCCAACATCACGCCCAACTCGTCGTCGTCCAGCATCTCCTCACTCCCcgatatcaccagcagcggcgAACAAACCGCACAACGCaagaaagtcaagaaaGCGACGTGCTACGAAGCCACCTACGGCAAAGCCAGCCGTCTCCTTGGCGGATACCCTATCAGTAAGGGCGAACAAATGGGCGGATTCAACCTCGGCAGCACTGTCGTGCTAGTCTTCGAGGCCCCCAAAACGTTCCACTTCAACGTCAAAGCCGGCCAAAAAGTTAAAGTCGGCCAAGCTCTCGGCACCCTGCCATCGTAG